A genomic stretch from Anser cygnoides isolate HZ-2024a breed goose chromosome 30, Taihu_goose_T2T_genome, whole genome shotgun sequence includes:
- the LOC136787591 gene encoding olfactory receptor 14J1-like, which produces MAYDRYVAICKPLHYGSLVGSRACAQMAAAAWGSGFLNAVLHTTNTFSLPLCQGNAVDQFICEIPQILKLSCSDAYLREAGALLLSVSLVFGCFVFIVVSYVQIFRAVLRMPSEQGQHKAFSTCLPHMAVVSLFVSTAMFAYLKPPSISSPSLDLLLAVLYVVVPPALNPLIYSMRNQDLKATLKKMILVVIFT; this is translated from the coding sequence atggcctacgaccgctacgttgccatctgcaagcccctgcactatgggagcctcgtgggcagcagagcttgtgcccagatggcagcagctgcctggggcagtggctttctcaatgctgtcctgcacacgaccaacacattttccctgcccctctgccaaggcaatgctgtggaccagttcatctgtgaaatccctcagatcctcaagctgtcctgctcagatgcctacctcagggaagctgGGGCACTTTTGcttagtgtttctttagtctttggctgttttgtcttcatagtggtgtcctatgtgcagatcttcagggccgtgctgaggatgccctctgagcagggccagcacaaagccttttccacgtgcctccctcacaTGGCCGTTGTatccctgtttgtcagcactgccatgtttgcctacctgaagcccccctccatctcctctccatccctagacctgctgctggcagttttATATGTGGTAGTacctccagcactgaaccccctcatctacagcatgaggaaccaggacctgaaagccacactgaagaaaatgattctaGTGGTAATATTTACTTAG
- the LOC136787592 gene encoding olfactory receptor 14C36-like — translation MANSSSVSEFLLLAFADTRELQLLHFGLFLGIYLAALLGNGLILTAVACDHRLHTPMYFFLLNLALLDLGCISTTLPKAMANALWDTRAISYQGCAAQVFLFVFLITAEYYTLTVMAYDRYVAICKPLHYGSLVGSRACAQMAAAAWGSGFLNAVLHTATTFSLPLCHGNAVDQFFCEIPQILKLSCSDAYLREAGALVFSVSLLFGCFVFIVLSYVQIFRAVLRMPSEQGQHKAFSTCLPHLAVVFLFVSTAVVVYLKPPSISSPSLDLVVAVLYSVVPPAVNPLIYSMRNKELKQALWKLMSRYVSEATNFHSTSADD, via the coding sequence atggccaacagcagctctgtgagcgagttcctcctgctggcatttgcagacacgcgggagctgcagctcctgcacttcgggctcttcctgggcatttacctggctgccctcctgggcaacggcctcatcctcaccgccgtagcctgcgaccaccgcctccacacccccatgtacttcttcctcctcaacctcgccctcctcgactTGGGCTGCATCTctaccactctgcccaaagccatggccaatgccctctgggacaccagggccatctcctatcaaggatgtgctgcacaggtctttctgtttgtcttcttgattACAGCAGAATATTATACTCTTACtgtcatggcctacgaccgctacgttgccatctgcaagcccctgcactacgggagcctcgtgggcagcagagcttgtgcccagatggcagcagctgcctggggcagtggctttctcaatgctgtcctgcacacggccactacattttccctgcccctctgccatggcaatgctgtggaccagttcttctgtgaaatcccccagatcctcaagctctcctgctcagatgcctacctcagggaagctggggcacttgtgtttagtgtttctttgctatttggttgttttgttttcattgtgctgtcctatgtgcagattttcagggcagtgctgaggatgccctctgagcagggccagcacaaagccttttccacgtgcctccctcacctggccgtggtcttcctgtttgtcagcactgctgtggttgtctacctgaagcccccctccatctcctctccatccctggacctggtggtggcagttctgtactcggtggtgcctccagcagtgaaccccctcatctacagcatgaggaacaaggagcttAAGCAAGCGCTCTGGAAATTAATGAGTAGATATGTTTCGGAAGCAACAAATTTCCATTCTACCTCTGCAGATGACTAG